The following proteins are encoded in a genomic region of Drosophila miranda strain MSH22 chromosome 4, D.miranda_PacBio2.1, whole genome shotgun sequence:
- the LOC108162915 gene encoding dual 3',5'-cyclic-AMP and -GMP phosphodiesterase 11 isoform X1, which yields MGQAASMCRFRGCRYKNKNKNSNKQQQQQQQQQQQQQPTPLPSPQLQHQTEAAATGLHLRSIEEPATTPLRMNAEQGGTGYGYGYGEHSLLLATRTGVPLPPAAHQPSPAHHYQPLSSSSSSNQNNIGSGSGSAAAAPPPALSSAYPQLQLYATQPSMQQQQQQQQQQQQQWQHQHQSYQHHASSSPQHSRPPYDPEHARMEAWLDENQEFVQDYFIRKATRQTVDAWLVSHATTAGNDVVCSSSSPTHPNGQTSSSRGGSGATTPVRKISAHEFERGGLLKPIVNTIDGTPTFLSIGPPMMDNGVGVGGSCSNLQNVGGVVAGQYQYHSHHHGHSYHHHPHQHLHHSQHSHYQAGGAVGSSSSGSISSGAAAGTAGTGGGAGGGGSPGSGGGSSSSYQFYHCIQRPQRLSRNELKQLDEKEIIFELVKDICNELEVRTLCHKILQNVSILLNADRGSLFLVQGRCNGPDGLKKCLVSKLFDVCPRSTVEEMEQQEEVRVAWGTGIAGHVAESGEPVNIPDAYQDDRFNCEIDSLTGYRTKALLCMPIKDSSGDVIGVAQVINKVNGECFSEIDEKVFASYLQFCGIGLRNAQLYEKSQLEIKRNQVLLDLARMIFEEQSTIEHMVFRILTHMQSLIQCQRVQILLVHEADKGSFSRVFDFEANDLREEEATSRTSPYESRFPINIGITGHVATTGETVMVPNAYEDDRFDSKVDENSSFKHRSILCMAIKNSLGQIIGVIQLINKFNELDFTKNDENFVEAFAIFCGMGIHNTHMYEKAIVAMAKQSVTLEVLSYHASATMDEAHRLRRLRVPSAVHFRLHDFKFDDIHFEDDDTLKACLRMFLDLDFVERFHIDYEVLCRWLLSVKKNYRNVTYHNWRHAFNVAQMMFAILTTTQWWKIFGEIECLALIIGCLCHDLDHRGTNNSFQIKASSPLAQLYSTSTMEHHHFDQCLMILNSPGNQILANLSSDDYCRVIRVLEDAILSTDLAVYFKKRGPFLESVEQPLSHWVGEEPRALLRAMSMTVCDLSAITKPWEIEKRVADLVSSEFFEQGDMEKQELNITPIDIMNREKEDELPMMQVNFIDSICMPIYEAFATLSDKLEPLVEGVRDNRGHWIDMADGSKTSQDEEEEEKKEKDQKEQNEQQIVISNGDCKAATMSDDDVAQADAEADQSVNGTLTAVANSSNTTNNHIAVVASHPTSTQPSDDDDDACNDVVAAAPEEQEQERSTTENGHADADADTEVESNSSCLSSATSSTASSRASTPPPTGEDDSTPVSPSKTLQARLVAANLNALQRQSTAAQKPRCRSCDQSQRSGLQVRKTSSLKGTQDLESRNGTAALCKSTPMINNHNHNNHHHHHSHSHSHSHAGHHHHHHHHSHQSHQNHHPIIGGGIGTASIGGSGLISLNASSESDRIPKIVGKIGNLDGLPFGNGCTPNGHGMPYGSYQNHHHHHLLARRHSETNSNGGATALAADK from the exons ATGGGCCAAGCGGCAAGTATGTGTCGATTTCGTGGTTGTCGCTACAAAAATAAGAATAAGAACAgcaacaagcagcagcagcagcaacaacaacagcaacagcaacagcaaccaaCACCTTTACCCAGTCCCCAATTGCAACATCAGACCGAGGCGGCAGCAACAG GCCTGCATTTGCGGAGCATTGAAGAGCCGGCGACGACCCCGttgcgaatgaatgcggagcAGGGGGGCACAGGGTACGGCTATGGCTACGGCGAGCACTCGCTCCTCCTTGCCACACGCACCGGTGTCCCCCTGCCACCAGCCGCACACCAGCCATCACCCGCCCACCACTATCAGCcgctgagcagcagcagcagcagcaatcagAATAATATTggatctggatctggatcGGCTGCTGCGGCACCCCCACCAGCCCTCTCCTCCGCCTATCCACAGCTGCAGCTGTATGCCACACAGCCGtcgatgcagcagcagcaacagcaacaacaacagcaacagcagcagtggcaacATCAGCATCAGTCCTACCAGCATCATGCGTCGTCGTCGCCGCAGCACAGCAGACCGCCCTACGATCCAGAGCATGCGCGAATGGAGGCCTGGCTGGATGAGAATCAGGAATTTGTACAGGATTATTTTATAAG AAAAGCCACACGTCAAACGGTGGATGCCTGGCTGGTCTCCCATGCCACCACGGCGGGCAATGATGTGGTCTGTTCCAGCAGCTCACCCACACATCCCAATGGACAGACGAGCTCCTCGCGTGGCGGCTCTGGAGCCACCACACCAGTGCG GAAAATCTCTGCTCACGAATTTGAGCGAGGTGGACTGCTGAAGCCGATTGTGAACACCATCGACGGGACGCCGACGTTCTTGAGCATTGGGCCGCCGATGATGGACAACGGCGTGGGGGTGGGCGGATCCTGTTCGAATCTGCAGAATGTGGGGGGCGTTGTGGCGGGACAGTATCAGTATCACAGCCACCACCACGGCCACTCGTACCACCATCATCCGCATCAGCATCTGCACCACAGCCAGCACAGCCACTACCAGGCAGGCGGGGcggtgggcagcagcagttcgggcagcatcagcagcggtGCGGCAGCAGGAACCGCGGGAACTGGTggcggtgctggtggtggaggCTCCCCAGGCAGTGGGGGCGGATCCTCGTCCTCGTACCAGTTCTATCATTGCATCCAGCGACCGCAGCGGCTGTCGCGCAACGAGCTCAAGCAACTCGACGAAAAGGAAATCATTTTTGAACTG GTAAAGGATATCTGCAATGAACTGGAAGTCCGCACGCTCTGCCACAAGATACTGCAGAATGTCTCCATTTTGTTGAACGCGGATCGTGGATCGCTGTTCCTGGTGCAAGGACGCTGCAATGGACCCGATGGACTCAAGAA ATGCCTCGTCTCGAAGCTGTTCGATGTGTGCCCCCGGAGCACCGTGGAGGAGATGGAGCAGCAAGAGGAGGTCCGTGTGGCCTGGGGCACGGGCATTGCCGGCCATGTGGCCGAAAGCGGGGAGCCCGTCAATATACCAGATGCTTACCAG GATGATCGGTTCAATTGTGAAATCGATTCGCTGACCGGCTACCGGACAAAGGCCCTCCTGTGCATGCCCATCAAGGACTCCTCTGGGGATGTGATTGGCGTTGCTCAAGTCATCAACAAAGTGAATGGCGAGTGCTTCTCCGAAATCGATGAAAAG GTCTTTGCCTCGTATCTGCAATTCTGTGGCATCGGACTGCGCAATGCCCAACTGTACGAGAAATCTCAATTGGAAATCAAACGGAATCAAGTGCTGCTGGATCTCGCACGCATGATCTTCGAGGAGCAGAGCACCATCGAGCACATGGTCTTCCGCATACTCACGCACATGCAGAGTCTCATCCAGTGCCAGCGCGTCCAGATACTGCTCGTCCACGAGGCGGACAAGGGCAGCTTCTCGCGGGTCTTTGACTTTGAGGCGAACGACCTCCGCGAGGAGGAGGCCACCTCGCGCACCAGCCCCTACGAGTCGCGTTTCCCCATCAACATTGGCATCACCGGACATGTGGCCACCACGGGGGAGACTGTGATGGTGCCGAATGCCTACGAGGACGATCGCTTCGACTCGAAAGTGGACGAGAACTCCAGCTTCAAGCATCGATCGATCCTGTGCATGGCCATCAAGAACTCTTTGGGACAGATTATAGGCGTCATTCAGTTGATAAACAAATTCAATGAACTG GACTTTACCAAAAACGATGAGAACTTTGTGGAGGCGTTCGCCATCTTCTGTGGCATGGGCATTCACAACACGCACATGTACGAGAAGGCCATTGTGGCAAtggccaagcagagcgtcaCCCTGGAGGTGCTCAGCTATCATGCCTCGGCCACCATGGACGAGGCCCATCGGTTGCGT CGACTTCGTGTACCATCGGCCGTACATTTCCGCCTACACGACTTTAAGTTCGATGACATCCACTTTGAAGATGATGATACACTGAAG GCCTGTTTGCGCATGTTTCTGGATCTCGATTTTGTGGAGCGTTTTCATATTGACTACGAAGTGCTGTGCCGTTGGCTGTTGAGCGTCAAAAAGAACTATCGCAATGTTACGTATCACAATTGGCGGCATGCCTTCAATGTGGCCCAAATGATGTTTGCCATTCTGACG ACCACACAATGGTGGAAGATCTTTGGCGAAATTGAATGCTTGGCTCTCATTATTGGCTGCCTGTGTCATGATCTCGACCATCGAGGGACTAACAACTCCTTTCAGATTAA AGCCTCTTCGCCTCTGGCGCAGCTGTACTCCACATCCACCATGGAGCATCATCATTTCGATCAGTGTCTGATGATTTTGAATAGCCCTGGAAATCAAATACTGGCCAATCTCTCCTCCGATGATTATTGCAGGGTTATACGGGTGTTGGAAGATGCCATTCTGTCCACCGATTTGGCAGTGTATTTCAA AAAACGTGGCCCATTCTTGGAGAGCGTGGAGCAGCCATTGAGCCATTGGGTGGGCGAGGAACCGCGTGCTTTGCTGCGGGCCATGAGCATGACTGTCTGTGATTTGTCGGCCATCACGAAGCCTTGGGAGATTGAGAAGCGTGTGGCCGATTTGGTTAGCTCCGAGTTCTTCGAGCAGGGCGACATGGAGAAGCAGGAGCTGAACATAACTCCGATT GATATCATGAATCGCGAAAAGGAGGACGAGCTGCCCATGATGCAAGTGAACTTTATTGATTCCATTTGCATGCCCATCTACGAG GCCTTTGCCACACTCTCGGACAAGCTGGAACCTCTTGTCGAGGGTGTGCGCGATAATCGCGGGCATTGGATCGATATGGCCGATGGAAGCAAAACTAGTCAggacgaggaagaggaagagaagaaggagaaggatCAAAAGGAGCAGAACGAGCAGCAAATTGTGATATCGAATGGTGACTGCAAGGCCGCGACGATGAGTGATGATGATGTGGCACAAGCTGATGCTGAAGCAGACCAAAGCGTAAATGGCACACTCACAGCGGTagccaacagcagcaacacaaCTAATAACCACATTGCCGTCGTTGCTTCTCATCCCACCAGCACCCAGCCcagtgatgatgatgatgatgcttgTAACGATGTGGTTGCTGCCGCAccagaggagcaggagcaggagaggAGCACTACAGAGAACGGTCATGCCGATGCTGATGCCGATACCGAAGTGGAGTCGAACAGCAGCTGCCTGTCCTCGGCAACCTCGTCGACAGCCTCCAGCCGTGCATCCACGCCGCCGCCCACTGGCGAAGATGACAGCACACCCGTTTCGCCCTCAAAGACGCTGCAGGCCCGACTCGTGGCAGCCAATCTGAATGCGTTGCAACGTCAGAGCACAGCCGCACAGAAGCCGCGCTGCAGGAGCTGCGACCAGTCGCAGCGCAGCGGCCTCCAGGTGCGCAAGACAAGCTCCCTGAAGGGGACCCAGGATCTGGAGTCCAGGAATGGCACGGCTGCTCTTTGCAAGAGCACGCCCATGATaaacaaccacaaccacaacaaccatcatcatcatcatagtCACAGTCATAGCCACAGTCATGCtggtcatcatcatcatcatcatcatcactcGCATCAGTCGCATCAGAATCACCATCCCATAATCGGTGGGGGCATTGGCACGGCCAGCATCGGTGGCAGCGGCCTGATCAGCCTCAATGCCTCATCGGAAAGTGATAGGATACCAAAAATTGTGGGTAAAATTGGAAATCTCGATGGTCTGCCCTTTGGCAATGGGTGCACACCGAATGGTCATGGAATGCCGTACGGCAGCTATCAaaaccatcatcatcatcatctacTGGCGCGTCGTCATTCGGAGACAAACAGCAATGGGGGAGCCACCGCCTTGGCAGCTGacaaataa
- the LOC108162915 gene encoding dual 3',5'-cyclic-AMP and -GMP phosphodiesterase 11 isoform X3, which translates to MGQAASMCRFRGCRYKNKNKNSNKQQQQQQQQQQQQQPTPLPSPQLQHQTEAAATGLHLRSIEEPATTPLRMNAEQGGTGYGYGYGEHSLLLATRTGVPLPPAAHQPSPAHHYQPLSSSSSSNQNNIGSGSGSAAAAPPPALSSAYPQLQLYATQPSMQQQQQQQQQQQQQWQHQHQSYQHHASSSPQHSRPPYDPEHARMEAWLDENQEFVQDYFIRKATRQTVDAWLVSHATTAGNDVVCSSSSPTHPNGQTSSSRGGSGATTPVRKISAHEFERGGLLKPIVNTIDGTPTFLSIGPPMMDNGVGVGGSCSNLQNVGGVVAGQYQYHSHHHGHSYHHHPHQHLHHSQHSHYQAGGAVGSSSSGSISSGAAAGTAGTGGGAGGGGSPGSGGGSSSSYQFYHCIQRPQRLSRNELKQLDEKEIIFELVKDICNELEVRTLCHKILQNVSILLNADRGSLFLVQGRCNGPDGLKKCLVSKLFDVCPRSTVEEMEQQEEVRVAWGTGIAGHVAESGEPVNIPDAYQDDRFNCEIDSLTGYRTKALLCMPIKDSSGDVIGVAQVINKVNGECFSEIDEKVFASYLQFCGIGLRNAQLYEKSQLEIKRNQVLLDLARMIFEEQSTIEHMVFRILTHMQSLIQCQRVQILLVHEADKGSFSRVFDFEANDLREEEATSRTSPYESRFPINIGITGHVATTGETVMVPNAYEDDRFDSKVDENSSFKHRSILCMAIKNSLGQIIGVIQLINKFNELDFTKNDENFVEAFAIFCGMGIHNTHMYEKAIVAMAKQSVTLEVLSYHASATMDEAHRLRRLRVPSAVHFRLHDFKFDDIHFEDDDTLKACLRMFLDLDFVERFHIDYEVLCRWLLSVKKNYRNVTYHNWRHAFNVAQMMFAILTTTQWWKIFGEIECLALIIGCLCHDLDHRGTNNSFQIKASSPLAQLYSTSTMEHHHFDQCLMILNSPGNQILANLSSDDYCRVIRVLEDAILSTDLAVYFKKRGPFLESVEQPLSHWVGEEPRALLRAMSMTVCDLSAITKPWEIEKRVADLVSSEFFEQGDMEKQELNITPIDIMNREKEDELPMMQVNFIDSICMPIYEAFATLSDKLEPLVEGVRDNRGHWIDMADGSKTSQDEEEEEKKEKDQKEQNEQQIVISNGDCKAATMSDDDVAQADAEADQSHPAQ; encoded by the exons ATGGGCCAAGCGGCAAGTATGTGTCGATTTCGTGGTTGTCGCTACAAAAATAAGAATAAGAACAgcaacaagcagcagcagcagcaacaacaacagcaacagcaacagcaaccaaCACCTTTACCCAGTCCCCAATTGCAACATCAGACCGAGGCGGCAGCAACAG GCCTGCATTTGCGGAGCATTGAAGAGCCGGCGACGACCCCGttgcgaatgaatgcggagcAGGGGGGCACAGGGTACGGCTATGGCTACGGCGAGCACTCGCTCCTCCTTGCCACACGCACCGGTGTCCCCCTGCCACCAGCCGCACACCAGCCATCACCCGCCCACCACTATCAGCcgctgagcagcagcagcagcagcaatcagAATAATATTggatctggatctggatcGGCTGCTGCGGCACCCCCACCAGCCCTCTCCTCCGCCTATCCACAGCTGCAGCTGTATGCCACACAGCCGtcgatgcagcagcagcaacagcaacaacaacagcaacagcagcagtggcaacATCAGCATCAGTCCTACCAGCATCATGCGTCGTCGTCGCCGCAGCACAGCAGACCGCCCTACGATCCAGAGCATGCGCGAATGGAGGCCTGGCTGGATGAGAATCAGGAATTTGTACAGGATTATTTTATAAG AAAAGCCACACGTCAAACGGTGGATGCCTGGCTGGTCTCCCATGCCACCACGGCGGGCAATGATGTGGTCTGTTCCAGCAGCTCACCCACACATCCCAATGGACAGACGAGCTCCTCGCGTGGCGGCTCTGGAGCCACCACACCAGTGCG GAAAATCTCTGCTCACGAATTTGAGCGAGGTGGACTGCTGAAGCCGATTGTGAACACCATCGACGGGACGCCGACGTTCTTGAGCATTGGGCCGCCGATGATGGACAACGGCGTGGGGGTGGGCGGATCCTGTTCGAATCTGCAGAATGTGGGGGGCGTTGTGGCGGGACAGTATCAGTATCACAGCCACCACCACGGCCACTCGTACCACCATCATCCGCATCAGCATCTGCACCACAGCCAGCACAGCCACTACCAGGCAGGCGGGGcggtgggcagcagcagttcgggcagcatcagcagcggtGCGGCAGCAGGAACCGCGGGAACTGGTggcggtgctggtggtggaggCTCCCCAGGCAGTGGGGGCGGATCCTCGTCCTCGTACCAGTTCTATCATTGCATCCAGCGACCGCAGCGGCTGTCGCGCAACGAGCTCAAGCAACTCGACGAAAAGGAAATCATTTTTGAACTG GTAAAGGATATCTGCAATGAACTGGAAGTCCGCACGCTCTGCCACAAGATACTGCAGAATGTCTCCATTTTGTTGAACGCGGATCGTGGATCGCTGTTCCTGGTGCAAGGACGCTGCAATGGACCCGATGGACTCAAGAA ATGCCTCGTCTCGAAGCTGTTCGATGTGTGCCCCCGGAGCACCGTGGAGGAGATGGAGCAGCAAGAGGAGGTCCGTGTGGCCTGGGGCACGGGCATTGCCGGCCATGTGGCCGAAAGCGGGGAGCCCGTCAATATACCAGATGCTTACCAG GATGATCGGTTCAATTGTGAAATCGATTCGCTGACCGGCTACCGGACAAAGGCCCTCCTGTGCATGCCCATCAAGGACTCCTCTGGGGATGTGATTGGCGTTGCTCAAGTCATCAACAAAGTGAATGGCGAGTGCTTCTCCGAAATCGATGAAAAG GTCTTTGCCTCGTATCTGCAATTCTGTGGCATCGGACTGCGCAATGCCCAACTGTACGAGAAATCTCAATTGGAAATCAAACGGAATCAAGTGCTGCTGGATCTCGCACGCATGATCTTCGAGGAGCAGAGCACCATCGAGCACATGGTCTTCCGCATACTCACGCACATGCAGAGTCTCATCCAGTGCCAGCGCGTCCAGATACTGCTCGTCCACGAGGCGGACAAGGGCAGCTTCTCGCGGGTCTTTGACTTTGAGGCGAACGACCTCCGCGAGGAGGAGGCCACCTCGCGCACCAGCCCCTACGAGTCGCGTTTCCCCATCAACATTGGCATCACCGGACATGTGGCCACCACGGGGGAGACTGTGATGGTGCCGAATGCCTACGAGGACGATCGCTTCGACTCGAAAGTGGACGAGAACTCCAGCTTCAAGCATCGATCGATCCTGTGCATGGCCATCAAGAACTCTTTGGGACAGATTATAGGCGTCATTCAGTTGATAAACAAATTCAATGAACTG GACTTTACCAAAAACGATGAGAACTTTGTGGAGGCGTTCGCCATCTTCTGTGGCATGGGCATTCACAACACGCACATGTACGAGAAGGCCATTGTGGCAAtggccaagcagagcgtcaCCCTGGAGGTGCTCAGCTATCATGCCTCGGCCACCATGGACGAGGCCCATCGGTTGCGT CGACTTCGTGTACCATCGGCCGTACATTTCCGCCTACACGACTTTAAGTTCGATGACATCCACTTTGAAGATGATGATACACTGAAG GCCTGTTTGCGCATGTTTCTGGATCTCGATTTTGTGGAGCGTTTTCATATTGACTACGAAGTGCTGTGCCGTTGGCTGTTGAGCGTCAAAAAGAACTATCGCAATGTTACGTATCACAATTGGCGGCATGCCTTCAATGTGGCCCAAATGATGTTTGCCATTCTGACG ACCACACAATGGTGGAAGATCTTTGGCGAAATTGAATGCTTGGCTCTCATTATTGGCTGCCTGTGTCATGATCTCGACCATCGAGGGACTAACAACTCCTTTCAGATTAA AGCCTCTTCGCCTCTGGCGCAGCTGTACTCCACATCCACCATGGAGCATCATCATTTCGATCAGTGTCTGATGATTTTGAATAGCCCTGGAAATCAAATACTGGCCAATCTCTCCTCCGATGATTATTGCAGGGTTATACGGGTGTTGGAAGATGCCATTCTGTCCACCGATTTGGCAGTGTATTTCAA AAAACGTGGCCCATTCTTGGAGAGCGTGGAGCAGCCATTGAGCCATTGGGTGGGCGAGGAACCGCGTGCTTTGCTGCGGGCCATGAGCATGACTGTCTGTGATTTGTCGGCCATCACGAAGCCTTGGGAGATTGAGAAGCGTGTGGCCGATTTGGTTAGCTCCGAGTTCTTCGAGCAGGGCGACATGGAGAAGCAGGAGCTGAACATAACTCCGATT GATATCATGAATCGCGAAAAGGAGGACGAGCTGCCCATGATGCAAGTGAACTTTATTGATTCCATTTGCATGCCCATCTACGAG GCCTTTGCCACACTCTCGGACAAGCTGGAACCTCTTGTCGAGGGTGTGCGCGATAATCGCGGGCATTGGATCGATATGGCCGATGGAAGCAAAACTAGTCAggacgaggaagaggaagagaagaaggagaaggatCAAAAGGAGCAGAACGAGCAGCAAATTGTGATATCGAATGGTGACTGCAAGGCCGCGACGATGAGTGATGATGATGTGGCACAAGCTGATGCTGAAGCAGACCAAAGC CACCCAGCCcagtga